In Solanum lycopersicum chromosome 3, SLM_r2.1, the genomic stretch CCAATAAGTAACTTACCAAATCTATTGCAAGCATGGCAGCTCCCATATTGGATGTTGCAAAAGGTACACAGAAAGGATTCAGCTTCTTGTACGACACCTGTAAAGCCTCAATGCCATCATGGAAGACCTGATCAAAGAGCAAACAATCAATTATTTGGAGATGGAAAAAAGAGGAATTTAATATGCCATAGAATGGTAAGTGGCAGCTCTGATATCATGAAAATACAATATGAACTGGAACCTCATTTGTCATTACTTGTTTATCTTATTATGGTAACAGTACTGCTTGATTTTTACAGTTAACAAGTTTTACAACTCTTCTCATAATTATATCATCTTTATGCTAGATGGCATTCTTTGGAACAATGAATTACAAGAGCTTCTCTTTTACGGCTCTTGGAATGATCATTTAGTCGTAATAGGTCATAGCCTTGGTAGACAGAATAACCTAGCACCTGTTGTTGGTGGGAGGTGGCAGGTATCCCGTGATTTAGTCGAGGTGCGCGAAAGTTGGCCCGGACACCAcggtcataaaaaaaaaattaaaaaaagggcaTATATCTTAAGCAAGTTCATTTGTTACCTTCATCCCTCCAAGGGCAGAGCCAATAAGGACCCCACATCTAGCCTTATCTAATTCCTTCAATAAGTCTTCTGTGATCCCACCATCTGCCAAAGCTTTCTTTCCAGCAGTAAGCATATAGAGCATGAACTTATCTGCTCTTTTCGAAAGTTTGGGTGCAACCCACCCATTAGTCGAAAATTCCTTGATTTCCCCAGCAATTCTCTGTCGCAAGGAAGACCATTGTGAAACATCTTGAAAGACATTTTGGTTAGtgaaaaatattagtcaaagtaGAAGATAGATTAACAGTTTGCGTGCTAAAGCAATCATGGAAAATTACACTGGGAAATTCAGAACAGTCGAAAGCCTCAATCTGACTTATACCACTGATGCCTTCAAGAAGATTACTATAAAACATGTCTGGATCATGACCAATTGGTGATACTACACCGACCCCGGTCACAACAACTCTCCTGTTCCTCATAAGAGGTTTCTTCGTTGTCGTGGCTTCCATTGCAGGTTGCACAGCCACAGCCATGGGTTTGCCTAGAAGTACATCAAATCAAAATGAGCAGTTCATCACATTGTTGGAGTCATGCAGTTTAAACATTCTTCGAAGACATATGCTAGAAATGTTTGATAGGGATGAAACATATCTTGAATAATATGCATAAACAAAGATAACACTCTACAAGTTTGAGTAGGTAGTTCTCTCTGTGTGCACGAATTTCATTCACGTTTTCCTCACACAACTCACACATCAATCCCAAAATAACTAGCAAAAGCTCATATAGTTGTTTTGAGGATTGAGATATTTGTTATTTAAAGCATCAGTTACAGATCTTTAGCTATTCAAATCGAagaaatatagtttaattttacTGCCTCCATACCATTTATTGACacagagttttttttttttttttaaaaaaaagctttGGGCAAATAAGCCAAAcatataaatttgataaaacaaCTTATGAATTAAAAAGAACCAAACCCGAAAACGTTTTTGAGTTGTATTACAATTCATTATTCAGTCGTTGCGCTATATCACATCCGTAGTCACATACTAAAGACATAGAATATACCCAAAATCCAATGGGTCGATTAAGTCGATCTAAAAGTCGTTAGACAATAAGCTACCAAATACAGTTCATCAGATTATATCAATAAGGCTTTGATTAAGTAAAATTACCAGGATGAGCAGCAGAGCTCATTCTCCTCTGCCTTCGATTCAATGGCACCTGTTTAAACCCAAATACAGAAAACGGATTTTCGGCAAATAAAGACGAAAAAGAAGCAGAGAATCCGTCTGATTTATAATACTCCTCACAGGGCTCAAAACCAAAACAACTATGCCAAGAAGTGTTCATTACAGAACCATTCATCAAGCTCCCACTTTTGAACTTGGTAATCGCTTTTCTTCTCCTACCCATGAACTTGGAAGACTGAAAGCTAGAAGCAGGCTTCGAAAATTGATCCTTTTCGCTGGATACAGACATGCAAGCTGCTACGAGCCATGTACATAGTGGAGATGCCAGAGAAGAAGCCACCATTTGTGAAACTATAGCATAAAAACAGTGACCCAGATGAGAAATTGGATGATAAACTGAATTGGATCAAGACTGAAGATGGTATTACAGGAAGGTGCCGTGAAAGttacaggggaccatcagttgtATTTCAAACAGTCAACTTCCTCAGTGCAGGGCAGAGAGGATTCGTTAAGTGAACAGAAATAGGAAAATTATTAAACAATTACGTCTGATTTCTAAATTACGCTTCCAAATTGACTTTGGAGGTAGCTATCCTTTGTGGGCTTGGCCCAAATCTGCACCctaattaatgaattaaattaattattaaccaTCTGTCTACGTCCCTCCatttgaaaattatgttgcCACTTAACTAGACTTTAAATATTTCTTCACttccattttttattaaaaaaaagagttgcATATCTGATCATGCATTTTCTAAAAGGGAGAAAGATAATACTCCGTTCGTTTGGATACGTATCTGATTTCAAATGTATctttatctaaattttttatataatttaaatagttaattaatataacttatattattttttatataatttataattatataaaaaaattattttaaaaattacatgagTAAATTCTTGATGAAACTTAAGTTGTTTGAATCTCGAAAAATGAAATGTGTCTCATAAAttgatacaaataaaatactttatttgaaattttgaaaattaagttGAAGAATAGATTTGGAGAACTTCTTCAAAATTTAAACCtaatttcaagattgaatttgaaaattttataattttcatgacAAAACGACTTCtatatataatcaaaaaataaatacgaGTGAATCCTTAAAAATTTGTGCCgtccatttttttaatcttaaatatgaatttagcGAAATCATTAAAACGTACATATTGGAAAAGtatattaagtgtgaattggttccaattttttttatgtaatttaaaatattagattaagttaaaaaaataatatctaaaataggtaaaaacaaataaaaattcactTGTACTTTCAAAAAACTGTAGATTCACCCCCCGCAAGCTTCGTAGAATTTGGAAAAGGAGTGGTTAATGCATAAGCCGCAAAGTCCCAGAGACAGAGACACTCACATTTTGTTATTTGCTTTTGCACCTTTTTGATTAATTCAATCAAATTGTTTGGCAGTTGCCAATGTCAATTTGATGCAGCCGCACACCACATAAATTCTTAACCCCAGTATCTctaaatttccttttgtttgGGCCCGACTACTTCATTTTTCAAAGAGTGAAATACTCCCAAATCATCACAATGATTAGTCTGCTAATACCTTTGGGTTGTAAGAGAGGAAGGGTGAGGatagaaaaatgaaaggaatgTTGATGTTTTTTTCAATGGTATATTCTACTAAATTACCTGCGTAACGACAAGTCAAGTCCTATTCTCACTTCCATTAATTTATTCTTTGCCCAGCTTTATCATCTGCTTATTAAAAAGAAGGTAGTTTTCAGATCTTTGCGGAAAATTCCTTTGAAGACTTCGCTACTAATAAGAGATAGCTCTGTTAGTTCGAAGGGTGAAGAAATTgatttttctcaatattttttgaattgagTCCATCGCATAGAATTTATTTAGTACGATTTATATTTTCGTGTAGTTTATAAACTATTATacaatgaaatttatgtaatgCGCACAAAGTGCTCACTCGAATCGAAGAAAAGAGGTAGCAGCAAGTGGTTATCTAgggttaaaataaataaggataTGTTATTCAATTATACGGctagattttttttcaatttttaaaaaatgatattgagtttgtgataaaataatttttgtttgttctgattttatttttatttttggggttTGGTTTCTTGGTTTGTTAGTCGTGTTTTATAAGATAAGGCAGgtctaatatatatttagtctagtaatgaaatatatttgaacGACCAAGAAACGTAACTATTACAAAAAGTGTAGTAGTAATgttaaattacataaatatatttcgACTTACTATATTGATActcttttatatttgtcaataatttcattttgaCATTTGAACTATGacttgtttaaattaaatatttacacaaatgaaataaagtgtttttattaaatattttttaatttacattttgaaaggactttttaaatttgatctcaaatgttcattttataaataaatatataaatctttAACTGATATATgcatatgattttattatttattgacaCTAATTCGTATAAAACATTTCGACGTattaaaatgaaattcaatAACACATCTAAAAGAGATGTATTtagttttgttcttttttctataaattcaaTTCACATGATCAATATAGTGGATATCACTCATAAGATagtaattcatatttaatatgatAGTCTATGTCTAACATTCACAGTCTTCTATAAAAAAGCATAAAATACAATAACCCAACATAAATAAGTTCACGTGTAGTATTCaatattaatacaaaatatataggTATTATTTGATGCTAGTTGATTTATTTACTGATTAAATATATACCATGAAGCAAATGtgcttttaaaaattttatttataagaaactAATGTACATataagtttaattaaaattctatgaCAATGAccacttttcatttttaaaattatgtgagTTTGAGAAGTTGCTATATTATGTGAGTTTGGGAAGATCAACAGAGAGAATTTTTGGGCCAAATGGGCCGGTACTTTAACAGATCGTTTGGGCTCATATGATTTGAGGACAATGCGGTGATCCTGATAAGCCCACAAACCTGAAAGAGGCCCATTAGCCCTTTTTGGTTGCAATTTTCATTAAATCTGATTTGGGTATCTTACGTAAATATACCAAAAACCTCAATAATTTGGGTACTATTACATCctattaaaaagttttttaaattataataactttCAATATTTCAGCAAATACATTACTCTTTCGCTTGATACATAACAAACGATACATAGATTATGTATCAAACATATAAGTTATGTATTAGATACATAACTATAAACCAGATTCATACTGATTTAAGTTTGGAATTATTGGGTTTATGTATCAACGATAACATTTGTACCAGATACATTGTACACAAATAAAGTTGTAATGTATGATTGAGGTGGAGTGATGTATCCAACGTTTAgatagaaaggaaaaaagagGATTTTTGTAATTCATTCGATAGAAATTTTTAGAGATTATATtatcttaaattttgtaattacataaaatttccttaaaaaaattgtagcaaaatggttatatatatataaaaataaattaacacagAAAAATTGACCAGattctaatattaatttaatagaattaaaaattatcgaaacaaatatttaaaaaatagatcaaatttttaaaaattggaagAGAGAAAATTAAGAGTGAAGACCAAAGAAATGATCATTAATTAAGTACTTAAATACataatacaatattcataataaACACGTTTGACTCAAAATAGTTATCATACAAAATATTGTATGTATCTTAATTATACACGTAAGTTTTGTATTAAGTGGAAACTTTATTACTTACCACTTTCTCCCTGAATTAGATATTCCTCCTACTATCAAGATTAttgtaatcttgaattatgctaatcaTTTACAGTGAACTATAATTCTCTAGTTCAATCAACTACAACTATTAGCTAATTAATTGAGCAGTGAACTTTAACTCTTCTCTGTTTTCTATACAACAGGTATTCAATGTTTTTACTtccaaaaattaattgaattttgatCTAAATTTGTGTTTGCTCCATGTGTACTTGTTCAACACATAGACCGATTcgaaattttaaagttttaagtTAAGTGGATATGTTAGAAGCTACTGGATTCTGCCGAATATATAACATCAACTTTAGATAGATCTGTCCCTACCTGTGggaaatgaaaatatttgaattgaaCATAGGAAATTTCGCctttacttttaataaattatattactaataTCTCACCATTTGCTTTTACAATTTTCGTGTTTGCTGTTTGTTGATTTTAGTTGCACGGACTCTCCAAACGTGCTTCTAACACTCAGGACAGTTTTGAAGAGTCTAAGCAACATAGCTAAAtcctataattatttgtttagctgaattgatttttattccTAACCAAACTTGAGGGATATATTGAATACAAAATTCAACTATATGAGATGAATTTAACATACGAATGCTCGTGTGTGCAGGCTAAAATGGCGGGTGAACCAGTTAATGTGTATGAATTTCAAGAGCTTGCTAGGAAAGTTCTTCCAAAAATGTACTATGACTTCTTTGCTGGAGGAGCTGAGGATGAGTACACACTCAAAGAAAATGTCGAAGCATTTCATAGAATCACGTAAGTTTGTAATTTCTTGCTCTTGATtaattttggcaaaaaaaaataaaatggtagCAATACTAACATTTCAGAAACTCAGTATTCAGCCAAGAATACTAGTTGATGTGAGCAGAATAGACATGTCAACTGTCATACTTGGTCACAAGACATCAGCTCCAATTATACTTGCCCCTTCTTCTGCGCATCAATTGGCACATCCTGAAGGTTCGGATTAAATCAATTAGTAAAAACTAGTCTGTTAGCTTAAGGTACCCCCACCGCGTACTTCTTACTCTAACAAGCTATTGTATTTATGCCAGGAGAAGTTGCAACAGCTAGAGGTGCTGCAGCATGTAATGTTATCATGGTAAAATATCTGTTTCCAATTCTGGTGTGTGGAATGTTAAGACGATTTCTCAGATAATCATTAACTAATTGATTATTATctcaaaactcactttcttttttgaaaactgAAATCAAGAACATTGGTGATTTTCTGAGATAATACTACTAGTTGAGAAATCAACTCATGGATTATTGAAATTGTATGACTTTTTCATCTAAATAAAAGCTTACGTTGTTATTActtaattataatatgtttcaACAAAGATGTTGAGTTTTCTTGAATATAGGGACTGTCATTTATGTCTACCTGCACAGTGGAGGAGGTTGCTTCAAGCTGCAATGCTGTTCGCTTCTTTCAAATATATGTAACTTCTATTATTCCAAACTCTGAtcattgttatatatatatatatatagtgttcTGTTATCAGATAGGTAATTTATTCTTTGTCAATAGGTTTTCAAAAAGAGAGATGTAACAGAATTTATGGTACGTCGAGCTGAGAAGAATGGGTTCAGGGCAATAATTCTCACTGCTGATACTCCAAGGCTTGGCAGAAGGGAGGCTGATATAAAGAATAAGTAAGCTGtatatcttttatacttaaattCTTTACATACGAATCCGGAATAAGTTGGTTTCACTAATTTAGCTCTTAAAGAATTTCTTTTTAGTAATACTGTGTTAATCTACTAAGAGTGGGAATTGCAGGATGATATCATTTCGGCTGAGGAATTTTGAAGGTTTTATATCAACTGATGTTGTTTCTGTAAGTAAAACCATAAAAATTTCTGCTAATCATCGAAGATAAGGTTGATTTCTTAGATGTGACATTCTGAGATAATAACTATTAGTTGAGTGACCCTAACAAATCCAACTTGTGATAGATATATTAACTTGAAACTAGTGTAGACTATGCTTACTAATCCACTTACAAAACTCTGCAGGACAAAGGCTCAAATCTTGCAGCATATGCTGAAGAAACTCTTGATCCGTCGCTTTGCTGGAAGGTACaagatttaaaagttaaatgCATCCGTTCCTTATTATATGATGAAATACAATCTTTGATACACGAACTCAAATTTCTCGAGTGTAGACAGTATgttaaaatatgtgaaattgCTGATCTACAAATAGAGTTGAAGTCAAATATGATCATTATGTAATCCTCACACTCACTGAAAACTTTGCAGGATATCGCGTGGCTAAAATCAATTACTAAGTTGCCAATTTTGATTAAGGGTGTTCTCAATGGTGAAGATGGTACTAGTATTATCAGTGAACCTTAGCTATTTGCATATAAAACCTCAGATTTCCTACAAGTTGACTggcatatactttttttttcagcAATGAAAGCAATTGAAGCAGGAGTTGTAGGAATTATCGTCTCTAATCATGGAGCTCGACAACTAGATTACTCTCCAGCTACTATTTCTGTTCTTGAAGAGGTGATTTCCTTCCTCACATGTTTAAATTGGAAGTTGAAATATGTTATTTGAAATCTTCTTAGCTTGTCCATTGACTTCCATATATCCCTCCTTAATTTTCAATGGTTTTAGGTGGTCCAAGCTGTTCAAGGTAAAGTTCCAGTTCTTCTAGATGGAGGAATTAGGCGAGGAACAGATATATTCAAGGCGTTAGCACTAGGGGCAAAAGCTGTCATGGTAAACTTAATGATTTAAAGGAATGGATTTAACTTATATACGCTGATAGTGtaaatagtttatattttctttctgtATATTCGTGCAGATTGGTCGACCAGTTATCTATGGCCTGGCTGCTAAGGGAGAATCTGGGGTAAAGCAAGTTATTGAAATGCTAAAGAATGAACTTGAGCTGACCATGGCTCTTGCTGGCTGCTGCACTGTGGATGATATTACGAGAAGCCATGTTAAGACAGAAAAAGAGAGGTGCCTCTGTAAGATGTAATTCTGTTTCTTAAACGAATGGCCTAGCCCCAACAATTCTACAATCATGTGACATCTTGCTTGTAATGTTGTTCAATTGCGATATTGCTATTTAAAGCATCGATTTCAGATGTTAAGATATTCAAATGGACTACAATAGTCTAGTTTTATTACAAAATAACTGCAGGAAAGCAATTCAAATCTTGCCACACATGATGCAGAACAAGATTTGAGCACAAGAGAAGATTAATTTCATGAGATATTGGCCCTGCTGTAATACAGGGGGTGAAGTCTAATAAAGAAATGAGCTTTTGGTTAACTCAATCACAAAAGTTAAGTTCAAGACTATGAGCAAACACTTGTCATGCCCCTGTTGGTTTAGTGTGGTCACTCGTAGTGGATATTGAGTtctatatatatctaaaatagGTGCATATATTTCAATGCATTTGCGTGTATAGTGTTCTACTTTCCTTCAGTGTCAACCCGAGGGAGTGGTTGGTCCAGAATCTATAAAgttgacattttaaaatatgaagtaTCTCACACCGAAAAGTGCAGGTACCTAATTACGAAGAcataaatttcactaaaatttgatatttatgtattatgtataGAGTATTAACTTTTCGATGAAAGGTGTTCAATGGATGAACCTTTATTTTATGTGGCTAGGCCACTGCAGTAACCATAAGGAAATTATCACAATCCTATACAAGGATTTAGTTATTGGAGAAGAGCAGAAATGCTACTACACAGAGGATTATTAGAAAGCAAGACGTGACATGATTATGGAGTTTAGCGCTAATAAGCCGTTTATTTAGAGGAACATAGGATTAAACTACATCCTACATTCCATCCTTTCGGTCTCTGTATTAACATGGCTTCTGGTAATGTCATCCACAGTGCGGCAGCCAGCAAGAGCCATGGTCTGCTCCAATTCATTCTTGAGCATTTCTATAACTTGTTTTACCCCGGTCTCCCCCTTAGCAGCTAGGCCGTAGATGACTGGTCGACCAATCTGTAGAGTTTAAACATTAAGTTAATTTCAATACACTCTTAGCATATATAAGCTAAATACATTTCTGTAAATCATTAAGTTCACCAGAACAGCTTTAGCGCCTAGTGCTAACGCCTTGAATATGTCAGTTCCTCGCCTAATTCCTCCATCGAAAAGAACTGGAACTTTAACTTGAACAGCATGGACCACCTGAAACCATTTGGACATTCAGGAAGGAATATATGGAAGCCAATACACTAGCTAAAAAGAGGACATCAAACATGTAAGGAAGAAAATCACCTCTTCAAGAGCAGAAATAGTAGCTGGAGTGTAATCCAGCTGCCGAGCTCCATGGTTAGAGACAATTATTCCTGCAACTCCTGCTTCAATTGCTTTGGTTGCTGCAAAGaattgtatgaaaaaaattctttggAAGAAATGCTCAATTGGTGAGACTTAGTTGCAGAATCAAGTTTATAGTGTATATTTGTCAAATCATATAGAGCTGATTAGAGTTTCTGTTGACATAAGGTAAAATTATTACCATCTTCACCAGTGAGAACACCCTTAATCAGAATTGGCAACTTGGTAATTGATTTTAACCATGCTATATCCTGCAAAGTTTTTGGAGATTGTGAGGTTACAGAAGACTATGAAACTAGAAATGCTCCTTCCGTAATGTACTTTTAACAAATGTTGACAGCCTCAATATAATTTGCATTCAAGGACCAAGAATATATTTCATCATATGATCATTTCATGTGGTATTAAGGAACACATATgctaaacttttaaatt encodes the following:
- the LOC101256463 gene encoding 3-oxoacyl-[acyl-carrier-protein] synthase II, chloroplastic-like, which gives rise to MVASSLASPLCTWLVAACMSVSSEKDQFSKPASSFQSSKFMGRRRKAITKFKSGSLMNGSVMNTSWHSCFGFEPCEEYYKSDGFSASFSSLFAENPFSVFGFKQVPLNRRQRRMSSAAHPGKPMAVAVQPAMEATTTKKPLMRNRRVVVTGVGVVSPIGHDPDMFYSNLLEGISGISQIEAFDCSEFPSRIAGEIKEFSTNGWVAPKLSKRADKFMLYMLTAGKKALADGGITEDLLKELDKARCGVLIGSALGGMKVFHDGIEALQVSYKKLNPFCVPFATSNMGAAMLAIDLGWMGPSYSISTACATSNFCILSAANHIIRGETDMMLCGGSDSAIIPIGLGGFSACGALSQRNSDPTRASRPWDMARDGFVIGEGSGVLLLEELEHAKTRKAKIYAEFLGGSFTSDAYHMIEPHPEGSGVVLCIEKALAQSGVKREDVNYINAHAASTPAGDLNEYQAILHCFGKNPELKINSTKSMTGHLLGAAGAVEAIATVKAIHTGWIHPNINLENPDNGLDMNVLVGSKKERLDIKVALSNSFGFGGHNSSILFAPYKNV
- the LOC101256164 gene encoding peroxisomal (S)-2-hydroxyacid oxidase GLO4 isoform X1; translated protein: MAGEPVNVYEFQELARKVLPKMYYDFFAGGAEDEYTLKENVEAFHRITIQPRILVDVSRIDMSTVILGHKTSAPIILAPSSAHQLAHPEGEVATARGAAACNVIMGLSFMSTCTVEEVASSCNAVRFFQIYVFKKRDVTEFMVRRAEKNGFRAIILTADTPRLGRREADIKNKMISFRLRNFEGFISTDVVSDKGSNLAAYAEETLDPSLCWKDIAWLKSITKLPILIKGVLNGEDGTTMKAIEAGVVGIIVSNHGARQLDYSPATISVLEEVVQAVQGKVPVLLDGGIRRGTDIFKALALGAKAVMIGRPVIYGLAAKGESGVKQVIEMLKNELELTMALAGCCTVDDITRSHVKTEKERCLCKM
- the LOC101256164 gene encoding peroxisomal (S)-2-hydroxyacid oxidase GLO4 isoform X2, which encodes MAGEPVNVYEFQELARKVLPKMYYDFFAGGAEDEYTLKENVEAFHRITIQPRILVDVSRIDMSTVILGHKTSAPIILAPSSAHQLAHPEGEVATARGAAACNVIMGLSFMSTCTVEEVASSCNAVRFFQIYVFKKRDVTEFMVRRAEKNGFRAIILTADTPRLGRREADIKNKMISFRLRNFEGFISTDVVSDKGSNLAAYAEETLDPSLCWKDIAWLKSITKLPILIKGVLNGEDAMKAIEAGVVGIIVSNHGARQLDYSPATISVLEEVVQAVQGKVPVLLDGGIRRGTDIFKALALGAKAVMIGRPVIYGLAAKGESGVKQVIEMLKNELELTMALAGCCTVDDITRSHVKTEKERCLCKM